From Scatophagus argus isolate fScaArg1 chromosome 2, fScaArg1.pri, whole genome shotgun sequence:
TATTTCTCCATTTATCTCTGCAGCaaccctcctcctgctctgccaTATAATAAACTGAGTCAGAGGCGCTGCAGCCTCCACACCAAGGACAACTTGGACAAACCTGCTGACAGCAGTATTCAGGGAATCACAGGTACTCCAAGTCTCTTCACACACGGGAAACTTATTAGTACTTCTCACTGTGGGCAGCCCACTCAACTATTCCCTGACTCTTTGCAGCTCTAGATGGCGTTCCCTTTAGCCTTCACCCAAAGTTTGATATCCAAGCAAATGGCACGGTATGTCTGACATTTGCAATTATCCCAAAGTGATGGGTgccattgctttttttttttttttgcttcctgttttgtctcatttgtttctctctgtcatctctttctTAGACTCTGAGCTCTCCCTTAAACAGCATTTGCATAAAGTCTCTCCAAGACATTGAAAATGAGGTAGGGTCAAATCTGACTCTCAGTTTCAGCCCTGTGATTTGTGAATTAAGAGCaaacttttcaaactttttCCAACAAAGAATATATTCATATcggattatttttgtttgttttttttttcagtataatTACACTTTTGTTGTGGAGGAATCTGCTGCCAAGAGGACCAGACCATCATTGCCAGCAGGAGGCACTCCATCAGCTCAGTGATCTTTGAACTCTGACAAAGTAGCAGTATCACACTTTTTAGCATTACAACATTCCCACATCGTGGTCCAGATGAAGGATGATCACTCTTACATGTACACTGCAGGCTTATAATATTAGTCTTCAAGTGGAATTATAATGATTTATCATAACAGGGTTAAATAAAAGGTCACCTGTGGGCACTGCCCTTCTACATGAGACTGACGCTGACAATCGCACATCAAAGCCGGTTTGACTGCTTGGTTGTCATGGCACACTTgcattcctttttatttttctatcatGTCAAGTCTATGCTGCGTTACCATCTTTAAGCAATCCAAGTTTTTATTTGCCAAAGGCCTGTTTGAATGgaaatatatttgtaattataTCGTCTTGACATGTGTTTAGACTGTCCACCTTTTGCAGGGATACAGCCTTTAAAGATGTTACAACGTTAAACATTTAATAGATGAAGGATTCAGTTGGGTATCAACCATTCATCTGCAGCATTAAACCCACTGTGTCAAAATTCATTGTATGCTAGAAAATGATTCATTACGTCATGAAGAAGCACCTGCGATTGATGTGCGCTACTTGCTCCGTTGCGTGTTGCCTGGCATCTACGACTGCTGCGCTTTTTTAGTTGTTTCAGTCATTAATGTGTTGTTAGGCAGAGCTGAGACATTGGTGGATGAACTGTGCTGCAGATGTTTAACTGAGCACTAGCATATCTAAACTATATGCTATTTCTTATATGACGAGTAACCTTCTGTCAGGTTTGTACTATTCCAAAAAAATAAGGTTATACtctatttcaaaatgaatggaAGAAGGTTGTATATTTTGCTATGTGTCTGTCAAACTTATACAAGATATGTGGTTAGCAAGAGGAGAgaatctgttgttgtttgtcaggGCCAAATAAAGGGCCAAATATTTATCTTTGTTATTGTACAATGTATAAActgatgttttgctgtttttatggtCTCTTATtgcatggaaaaaataaaaaaaaaagctattaaaCACGACTTCAGGTGTATCGTTTTACATGCAGTACTACCTTACTGAGCTTCTCTACGTCCAGAAGCATTTGAGAAATGAAGACTAGCCTAAATTCTCGAAGGGAATTCTAGGAAGATTTTATTTCTCACCCCTCGACATATTTCGACCGCTGATTTCTTGCAGACTTCCCCAGAAGAGTCGCACAACGTTGATGAGGATCTGACGTTTCTGTCTGGCTGATTTCCACAGGTTTGGTTGTCCTACCTGAAGTGGTGGGACGATCGTCTCACCTGTTGTCCGATAGTTAATGCATGACAGCATCTCAGGAATGAGAGAGCACGTACGCTCCTTTGTCCTGGTTTACAGTCTCCCAGGCCCATTTTCTGATTTCAACTGCCTCCCTCATCAAACAGTGGTATCCGCTGCTTTCAGATCTGATCCCATTGCTAGACTCTTCTGAGGAAGACTGCAGGAAGTCAGCAGCTGAAACATGTCAaggtaaaagaaataaaaacttgcAATCTATAGTCAAGAACTCTACATAGTAATAAGACAGACTTAACAAACCTTTGTGTTATATGAAAAGACTAAGTTTGAAATACAGCTTGAGAATGTGAACTGAGTACAGTGCAGTaagaagcagaaggaaaagacaagaggaaCTGCACAGTGTTTGTGGTCCAAAGGATATTTTCTCTGTGGCGACCTGCCCTGAGCAGTTCAATGTAGAGGATCAAGATGAGAGTACGAATAACGATTCATTTCACGGGCTCATCCAAAGAATTTTAGTCTGCTTTCACTTGAGTTTGCAAGCCAGAGGAACGCGATGCCAGAGCTGAAGGTTTGCACGTACGAAGAGAGCGGGTGGAGGACGTATTGCTACACGTGTGGTGACTTTAAAACCTGCTCGCCGCCTGTCCCTCAACAGTCATGCGTCTTGTTCTGCAGATTTGACATTCAAATATGTTTGTAAAAtttcattcaaatgaatttgGCTTGGCTGGTTGAGGATCTTCATTCACCAAAAATGGGCTTGAACAGGATTAATCACTTATGTTTTGTCCATTAAgagttaaaaacagatttttttattgtcaattcTGGATTTATTATCTTCATGAGATTAATTATATTCAAATACGTAGCCTTTTATTTCATCATCAGATTACTATGCACAACAGGTTTACTCCTACATGTTAACACTTACACTACCATTTTCAGAGTAATATTTTCAATGTAAATCAGTGTATATCAATGGTAGTTGGAAACCAATGATATTGTGcattactgccacctgctgtacTACACTGGACTATTTCTGCTGGACGTGTAAAGTAGTACACCGCCTATTACATAGGCTCCCttactagatagatagatagctactttattgatcccgagggacTCTGTTGTTAGGCGGCTTCTCAGTGAAATGGTGCAtagtttttgtactttattaatATCTGTTTGCAACTTTTGTGATGAAAGAGCAGAATGGGCATGACAAATTGCAACTGCACAGAATACTGTCAGTGTAAGGTTGTAATTTAAGACTTTTCATTATCCAATATTctattgattattttcagttaattgaATTAACGGCTCATCCAAAGCGATTTCATTTATAGTGATATTAAGAGaattaagagaaaaacaggaaatgagtgaCTTCTCATATATTgtatgcagaaaaacaaacataaaaattgCATTTAGTCAATTCTAATGGTAATCtgggaaataaaacagtttataGGAACTAGGGCCAGATTAGGGAGTGGAGCAGTGGGTCACTAATAATGGGCCCTTAAAGTTAGATAATCATACAGGCGCTGCTTTTAAGTCACcaatatttcatgtttaaatggGACTTAACGTGATAAACGAACATATCTTCAATTAAATTCGTGTTGTTTCCCCCTTACTGACAGTCGTGCCATTACACGGTCCTTTCTGAGTGGGGGATTTGGTCTGCAGTCACTGCAGTTACACAGCGACTCTCCTGCAggtctgtttgttctgctctcCGGAAAACCGGCTCTGATTCCAACCAGCTGTTTCCCGCCTCACACAGatcagctgcacacacacacacacacacacacacgagcgcGCGCACTCAGTAGGCGGaggcagcagacacacacactcagacagacacGTAGTAGGCGGAGGCaagaagccacacacacacattggagGGAACCCCATCAGCTGTGGGAAGCAACACAGCCTGaacttacttttatttttctaactCTATTATTCAGATTACCTGTTTGTGAATTTGTCTTTTCGATATGCGCCACTGAGGAGTAGGGCGAGAGCTCTGTACTAAAGACGTACATCATTTAACATAATTTTAGCAAGGACAGCggtggaggaagaaaaaaaagaaaacacggACTACAGAAGGTGGCTTTGAAAGCATGGAATATTTCATGATGCCGACAGAAAAGATAGCGTCCTTACAGCAGTTCAAGAAGACGGAAAAGGATGTTATTGGAGGTCTCTGCAGGTGTGTAGATGGATATTTTTTGTTGATATGAAATTGCTCGCACAAACCGTCCCTCGTGTGGTTGtagtgtgtgtacgtgtgtgatGCGGTCTGCCTTCAGTTAGCATGCTAGGTGTTAGCTTCGCTGCGATGTCTTGGCAGCAGGAGCTTGGTTGTAAAAATTAGCAGCTTGttgtccagctgctgctgttggcgACGAGTGAAAGGGGGCCTGTTTAATCTGTGATATTACATTTTGCGACCAAAAGACATATAATTACCTACGAGGCATGTTTACAGCCATTCAGCCCAGAAATATGTAAATCAACGAGGTGAAATCGATACATTTGTGTCCAGTTCAACACCAACCACGTGGTAGTTAATGTGTTCCCCGCCGCTTCGCTGCTATATACCAAATCACATGTTTATAACGACTTAGTTTATTACAcctctcactgttgtctctAAATTGCATGCATGGGTAATTTATTTGTATATGTCTTAAAAACGAGGAAGTAAAATAAGGGTTCGGCTATGCTACATGCGTAGTTAAATAACGCTCCGCACAGCAGCCATGGTTGGGTCTTGTGCTAAAGTTAGCATAGCTTGGCTAACTAGTTAGCTATCCCAGCACACTCGTCCTCTTGGCCGTACTGTGTATGTGCTGACTTGTTTTATTCAGGTACGAACGCTTGTTCAACTCAGTCACACTGATTTATAAGTATACGGTGGACAGAGATCTGCAGTCGTTAGTTCCGTATCAGCTTTCTACCGCAACCACTCAGCTAGAACTGAGTGGTTGCGGTAGAAAGCATTGTTCTCCATGATGCCAGGGGGCCTGCTGCTCCTGGCGGCGtcacatttcactgctgctACCGTCCAGACCGCGTGACGCGCCCTCCGGCGGCCATATTGAAGGTCCGCAGCTCCCGACCACGACGCTGACAACAGCTGATTTCATCTCTAAACTTTAAAAACCTTCACAGGTTTTACTTGTGGGTTAtatgttcttgttttctgtgctgtctCGGGGCGACGATGTGATCAGATGGACTTGTGCCAGCTAGTCTCGCATATCCAGACCTATCTCCACAGTGCTGTGTCAGTAAGGAACAGTAAACATGTTTTGGATGCTGAGTATAGTACGTGGAGTGTGAATAAACTAGCGCGATATacataaagttttttttcttgcttcatAACGATGAGCTAAATTTACAAAACCTAAATTCTATCGTCAGTGTCTCGCATGTCTGTATTGTACAGCACAAGGGGACAAAGACCTTCGTTATGTGCCTTACAGGCCTCCTAAACGTTTCATATGAGGTGAATTAACAGATGTTGAGGGATGAAATGAACGAATTAAGCCACAAATGTTTCTTATACCTATGTTTCGGACTCCCTCATATGCATTATAATGGGAGGAATTTCAATGGGATCAGATTGATGCATGAACAGTTTAATGACTGGTAGCTTATTTTAAAGAGAGTGTGCACTTATTGTGACAGAATGACAAcgtttttaatgttcttttaaaGGTGTGTTTCTCGCTCTGCTTTTCAGATAAATCAAATGAGGTTATTTGAATTGAGCTCTTTCGCCACACGTTCACCTTTTGTAGAAAAGAACTGTTTAGAGCCATGTAAGCAGTGCCCTCCATCTGACCTTTCTGCATTTTTGTAAACATCCCAGATCTGGTTCTCCGGGTTTGTCATCCTCTTTAGGCTTAATGGTTCACGTATTTCTCCCCCTGAGTAAGTAAGACAAACAGGGTTTTGCCACCATAACATCCAACCTCATGGGGTGGAGGCGTTTGAGGGGGCACTGAGTTCAGCCAAACTCAAAGACCTTCAGGCACCTTGACTGAGGAATGCAGAAAGGTCAGGACTACAGCCTTGTAAATTTCTAGGTTAAAGGTTTGAGGAGACAGTCAGAAAAGAAGgtcatttcaaattttattgttgctgtttatttacCCAGACGAAGAataacagatttgtttcagAGATGTGTGCTGTTAACGGTTTGtttaaggtttttctttttgcattttaacattttagggGCGCAGTTTGTTAAAATTATTTGTCGGGATAAACTTCCATCATTTCACCCAAACCTGCATAAGAAGAGGaattgtgtgtgtcagagaggagCTTGTACCTTCTCATTGGACACAATGATCATCTCTCCCATTTGAACCTTTCTTTTTCAGCCTGGCCAACATCCCCCTCAGTCCAGAGACAGCCCAGGACCAGGAGAGACGAATCCGCCGCGAGATTGCCAACAGCAATGAACGTCGACGCATGCAGAGCATCAACGCAGGCTTCCAGTCTCTCAAAACACTCCTGCCCcacacagatggagaaaaaCTCAGCAAGGTACAGAAAACAAGCAGTGACACACCAAGATCTCCCCTTTGGGTTGCCTAGATCATGACACATTATGATAAGGCTTTTCTGGTATTcacttctcttgttttttccCATCAGGCGGCCATCTTGCAGCAAACGGCGGACTACATCTTTGCCCTGGAGCAGGAGAAAACGCAGCTCTTGGCGCAGAACAACCAGCTCAAACGCTTTATCCAGGTACCAGCCTAAGTCATTGTTTCCAAGCACAGAATAAAAATTGCCTGCAAAGACTTGAAACTTCATTGCACTTTACTTCATGGTGCCTTTTGTGACATGTATTGAAACCTGTTGTTACACATTCTGTGATGTAATGACGTGTGTTGTGATGGCTTTCGTCacaagcagttttttttaagtctttaGAAAGATAAGATCTCTGAGAGGAAAACATTTCCATGTCTGGTTCATGTGTGCTTCAACAAGAAGTCATACTTATGCAGGCTGAGTTTCACTGGACCATGCCAGTGTGTGCTCTGTTTTGTAGGATAAGGTTTGATTGTGGTGCACACGGGCAGTGCGATGTTGCGCCTCGTATCAGCAAGTTTAAACATGTAAATTTACTGTACACGTCCTTCATGTCACTCCAGGAGTTTAGTGGCTCATCACCAAAGAGGAAGCgagcagaggagaaggacgAAGGGATCGGCTCTCCAGACacgctggaggaggagaaagtggaggAGCTGAGGCGGGAGATGTTAGAGTTGAGACAGCAACTGGACAAGGAGCGCTCGGCTCGGATGCAGATGGAGGAGCAGGTGAGTCAACGGGAGGAGCAGAGGTTCTTCACTAACGTTCCCTTCGCTGTTTTGTTCTGAGTTAAAGTAGATGTGAGATGAGATTAAAGAGACATGGCATGTAAGAGAAATTAAGCACATCTCTGTGTTATAAAATGGACTTTGTGTAGAGTTCACAGTGGATATAAGCTATGAGAATACCCAGACTAATAGTTCAGCTGCCGTGGATATCAGTCACCTTAACAAAGTGGCAGCTGGTGGTGTCGACAGAGTAATCAGTTCACCAGCCAGATGCTGATCCGCTCACATCCTGGATCTACCTGAACAGCAGGTTAAGACAAAGGCAACCGAACAGGCGGtcaggacaaacagaaacttaaacaaaggaaaaggaaagtaaaCAGTAGGGGAGAGCCAGAGTTGAGATATTTCcgttttgctttgtttaatgACTCTTAGGAGAACACCATACGTTTTACCCTGAATTATTCTCTAGAATTTCTATAGGAACAATTCTTGCAATTATTGTGATGTTAATTGTGTTTGAATTGCTGTATTGCTGCAATAATTCTCATGCCTTGGATATGCATTTTGCTACTCAAAACGGTGAAATGGTTCTTCGTGTAATAAACACATAtactctgtgcatgtgtttgcaggTGCGATCTCTGGACACCCAGCTGCACCCAGAGCGTCTGAAGGTGATCGcccagcaggtggaggaggagcaggcgATCCTCCAGAGCCAGACGCTGTTACGGCTGCAGCAGATCCATGCcgctgacagacaaacacacagtccacaGGTCagaagcacacgcacacacttaaAGAGCAGTTGgcatttgtcttttaaatacCTGGCCTCAACATTGACAgttaaatgcaaacacaaagtcagatgTGGTTAATTTTGTTTCTAATTTATTCTGTCCTCCAGGTGCTGGCTCCCCTTGCCCCAACCCACCACCCCACAGTCATCGTCCCTGCCCCGACACTAACCCAGCAGCCCCACCATCACGTCACCGTGGTGACCATGAGCCCATCTGTCCACACCAGCACCGTGTCCACATCCAGACAGAACCTGGACACTATTGTGCAGGTAGAACTTTGTTTCAGACTCCTAAAGCCATCATCATCTTAAGTTATCTTTTCATAATGAAAGTATTAGTTTTCACTTAAGAGCCGTCTCTCAGTGGACAGAGTGCTCGCTCCATGCTTCAGTGTTATTTCATCTTGTCTCTTCAGGCCATCCAGCACATCGAGCGCACTCAGGAGAGGAGAGCGAGcgcagaggaggagcagaggcgAGCGGTCATCGTCAGCCCCGCCCACATCGCCATGGACACCGCCTGCTCAGACACCGACACcgacacagagggagaagacTGCTCAATGAACTGATCTGCCGCATGaattctcacacacaaacacacacacacacacttaaaacaccTACTCACTGTAAAATTCCTTCCAGGCGCTTGACtactttaaaaaagaagaagaagaaatcttttCTTTGGCATTATCCAAAATCCAGTGGTTAAGCTCTGTGTCAGTCTTGTACTGTAACATCTCTGAAGATTGAAATCATAGGATGGTCAGCATGCAGAGGAGGCTCTGTGGGATTTCTGCAGGCTATTGTTTCAATGTCAGAGCTGCTCTTTGGCTTCTTTGAGGGTCTCCTTGTGTAAAAAGCTATTGGCATCAGTCCGTCCTTCAtgcgtgtttatgtgtgctACACACGGTCACAGTATCGCAGTTACTCGTCGTCACTGGCACGGCAACAGTATTATTTGTGCCACAAATTGATGGAGTCATACAATGGAAAGTTGAATGTAACAACACAGTCAGGAAGCAGCTCTTGATTTGATGAAAAGGGATATGGAGTTGCAGCCTTTTCTTTCCCAgtcttaatttgtttgttttttgtttgtatccTGGTTGGCCAGGTGATATTGTAGTGCCAGTGGCCACGAAACTCAACTTAAACTACAACACAAGGCATTTCTGAACTAAACAGTTTGTGAAAAATTCAAACTAAATTACAAAGCTAATTGGAGGATAGATGTTGAATGAAATTATGTCTGAATTACTTGAAAAAGGTTGTGTTTTTGATATCTGAATAAGCCCTTAAAAATAAGCTGATGAACAATTTACATCAattgtcttttggttttaatgtttttcatgttttcgtcgttttttttttcttcctgtcaggGTTACTGATTGTTGAAGGTGAATATTTCTTTATATTGAGATTAACAACTTAAAATTGGAGGTTTATCAGGTTTACAGGGAACCGGAGGCCTTGAGGTGAAATTTTGCAA
This genomic window contains:
- the LOC124069026 gene encoding transcription factor AP-4-like isoform X3, which translates into the protein MQSINAGFQSLKTLLPHTDGEKLSKAAILQQTADYIFALEQEKTQLLAQNNQLKRFIQEFSGSSPKRKRAEEKDEGIGSPDTLEEEKVEELRREMLELRQQLDKERSARMQMEEQVRSLDTQLHPERLKVIAQQVEEEQAILQSQTLLRLQQIHAADRQTHSPQVLAPLAPTHHPTVIVPAPTLTQQPHHHVTVVTMSPSVHTSTVSTSRQNLDTIVQAIQHIERTQERRASAEEEQRRAVIVSPAHIAMDTACSDTDTDTEGEDCSMN
- the LOC124069026 gene encoding transcription factor AP-4-like isoform X2, with protein sequence MDLCQLVSHIQTYLHSAVLANIPLSPETAQDQERRIRREIANSNERRRMQSINAGFQSLKTLLPHTDGEKLSKAAILQQTADYIFALEQEKTQLLAQNNQLKRFIQEFSGSSPKRKRAEEKDEGIGSPDTLEEEKVEELRREMLELRQQLDKERSARMQMEEQVRSLDTQLHPERLKVIAQQVEEEQAILQSQTLLRLQQIHAADRQTHSPQVLAPLAPTHHPTVIVPAPTLTQQPHHHVTVVTMSPSVHTSTVSTSRQNLDTIVQAIQHIERTQERRASAEEEQRRAVIVSPAHIAMDTACSDTDTDTEGEDCSMN
- the LOC124069026 gene encoding transcription factor AP-4-like isoform X1, which produces MEYFMMPTEKIASLQQFKKTEKDVIGGLCSLANIPLSPETAQDQERRIRREIANSNERRRMQSINAGFQSLKTLLPHTDGEKLSKAAILQQTADYIFALEQEKTQLLAQNNQLKRFIQEFSGSSPKRKRAEEKDEGIGSPDTLEEEKVEELRREMLELRQQLDKERSARMQMEEQVRSLDTQLHPERLKVIAQQVEEEQAILQSQTLLRLQQIHAADRQTHSPQVLAPLAPTHHPTVIVPAPTLTQQPHHHVTVVTMSPSVHTSTVSTSRQNLDTIVQAIQHIERTQERRASAEEEQRRAVIVSPAHIAMDTACSDTDTDTEGEDCSMN